Below is a window of Virgibacillus sp. NKC19-3 DNA.
ATCGGTATAGTCATAGGTTAACCGAAGCAGTGGATAACCATTCGAATCCGTGTAATCGGGATCCAAGCTCAGGTAATTGTTCCGATGGGGCATGGATGCACCTTGGCTTCCAACAGTTAGTGTACGATAAAAGTATTTGAGTGACTCGGATTTAAATGTCTGTCCCCAGTTTGGTGTATCGTTTGGCACAACATTATTGTTAATTGGACGCTGCCCTTGTTGGTTAACTGTAATCACGCCACCATGTATGAAATCTACATCGGAATGATCAAAATTATCTCCATTATAATCATCTATCGCTGCTCCAAGTGCTCCGGCTCCCATGTAGGTATTGAACTTTTCCTCCTCAAAGAAACCTGTCGCAGTAGGGCGCATTTGATAGCAATAATTTTTGCCAATGACACCTGACCGTGTCTCCGGATCATAAGGGCGGCCAATTTCTGAATTTAGCAACAAGCGGGTGTTATTCATGACCCAACTTGTAAGCACGACGATATCAGCAGGTTGAATAAACTCTTCACCTGTCTGTAAATCTACATATTTTACACCATTGGCTTTGTCTCCATCGTATAACACTTCTGTTACGTTGGCGTTCATGCGTAACTCGAAATTATCCGTTTCTTGGGCAGTAGGAATAACGGTAACATTCGGTGTGGATTTGGCACCATATTCACAGCCGAAACGTTCACAAAAACCACAATATTGACATTGCTGGATGTTTTGACCATCCGGATTTTCATAGGCTTCAGACAAATTGGCTGAAGGGATATGAAAGGGATGAAGGTCTAAATTACTCGCTGCATCTTTGAAACGCTTGGTTACCGGTGTTTCTTTCATTCGCGGGGTAGGGTACGGATTATTTCGCGGTGCACTCTGTGGCATCGAGTCCGCATCTCCACTAATACCAGTTGTTTCTTCAAACTTGTAAAAATAAGGCTCTAATTCATCATAGGATATGCCCCAGTCCTGCAGGGTATAATCATCTCCCAGTTTATCGGCCCCGTACTTCTCATCTGTATGTGTTTTAATTTCAAGGTCATATGGTAAGAAACGATATACTTGCCCATCCCAATGCACACCTGCACCTCC
It encodes the following:
- a CDS encoding GMC family oxidoreductase, with protein sequence MATELDKVEVVTVGVGWTGGIIAAELAKNGVQVVGLERGKPRDTEDFQHIHDEYRYAIRYDLMQDLSKETITFRNNRDERALPMRQLGSFLMGEGLGGAGVHWDGQVYRFLPYDLEIKTHTDEKYGADKLGDDYTLQDWGISYDELEPYFYKFEETTGISGDADSMPQSAPRNNPYPTPRMKETPVTKRFKDAASNLDLHPFHIPSANLSEAYENPDGQNIQQCQYCGFCERFGCEYGAKSTPNVTVIPTAQETDNFELRMNANVTEVLYDGDKANGVKYVDLQTGEEFIQPADIVVLTSWVMNNTRLLLNSEIGRPYDPETRSGVIGKNYCYQMRPTATGFFEEEKFNTYMGAGALGAAIDDYNGDNFDHSDVDFIHGGVITVNQQGQRPINNNVVPNDTPNWGQTFKSESLKYFYRTLTVGSQGASMPHRNNYLSLDPDYTDSNGYPLLRLTYDYTDQDRSLHAYLAERSVEIMKEMGADHVEASEMTDHYNIVPYQTTHNTGGVIMGDDPETSAVNNYSQMWDVDNLFVIGASAFAHNGGYNPTGTVGALAYRAAEGIMQFREENGQLVQGKKNTKVT